The Caldisericota bacterium sequence AAAATTTGCAAGAGCTGTAATTGGCACAAATAATGTTGATAATTGTGCACGTCTTTGCCATTCTTCTACTGTAACAGGGTTGGGCAAGGCATTAGGTGCAGGAGCTGCAACAAATTCGCTTGACGACATTAAAGATGCTGATGTAATGTTCGTCATTGGTTCCAATATGACGGAGACACATCCTGTAATTGCGCAAATGGTAAAAGAGCATCAGCGAAAGGATGGAGCAAAAATAATTGTCTGTGATCCGCGAAATATTGACATTGCAAAAGAAGCTAACCTTTTTTTGCAACATACACCAGGAACAGACGTTGCTCTCCTTAATGGCATAATGAATGTAATTATTCAAGAGAATCTTTTGGATAAAGATTTCATAAAAGCGCATACAGAAGGGTTTGAAGAATTTAAGAAGGTTGTTGAAAAATATGATCTTGATACGGTTTCGAAAATTACAGGCGTGGATAAAACCCTTATTAAGCAGGCTGCTGAGATGTATGGAAGTGCAAAAAATGCAACAATCTTCTATACGATGGGTATTACACAACATTCTACCGGTACTGATAATGTATTAAGTGTTGCAAATCTTGCATTAATTACTGGAAACTTAGGAAGGGACGGTACAGGGATTAATCCTTTGCGAGGTCAGGCAAATGTGCAGGGCGCTTGCGACCTTGGTGCATTACCTAATGTATATCCTGGATATCAGAAAGTGGTAGATTTTAAGGTGAAAGAGAAATTTGAAAAAGCCTGGAATGTGAAACTATCTGAAAATGTTGGAATTCCTGTTTCGGAATTTGGAGATAAAGCTCTTGAAGGGAAAATGAAAGCGGTATATATTATGGGAGAGAACCCTATGATGACGGAGCCCGATATTACACATGCAAAAGAAGGTTTTGAAAAATTAGAATTTCTTGCAGTACAGGATATCTTTCTTTCTGAAACAGCAGAAATTGCAGATGTTGTTTTTCCTGCTGCATCAGCATACGAAAAAAGCGGTACATTTACAAGCACTGAAAGGAGAGTACAACTACTCCGCCCTGCAAAAAAGAAACCGGAGAATACGAAATGTGATTGGGAGATTATTGGAGAGGTTGCTACAGCAATGGGCTATAATATGCAGTATAAGAACAGTGCAGAAATTGCAGACGAAATAACATTACTTACCCCATCGTATGCGGGCATTCATCACTATAGATTGGAAAAACAAGGTTTGCAGTGGCCTTGTATAGATGATGATCACCCTGGAACAAGATTTTTACATGGAGGTGGTCATTTTAAACGCGTAAATGGAAAAGGGCTTATATCGCCCGTTGAATACAAACCTGCAAAAGAATTGCCTGATGAAAAATATCCTTTAATTCTTACAACAGGAAGGATTCTATTCCATTACCATTCTGGCAATGAAACAAGAAGAGTAAAAGTGCTTGATGCATTTGTTCCGCGAAACTATGTAGAAGTTAATCCGATTGATGCTGAAAAACTAAATATTAAAGATGATGAAATGGTAAAAATTTCTACGCGGAGAGGAAGTATTAAAGTAAATGTGCGAATATCTGATAAACCTAAACAAGGTCTTGTGTTTGTATCATTCCATTTTAAAGAAGCGGCAGCAAATGTTTTAACTAATCCGGCATTGGATCCTGTTGCAAAGATTCCGGAATATAAAGTATGTGCTTGTAAAATCGAAAAAATATAAAATACAAGGAGGAAGAAGGTATGACAGAACTAAATTTCTTTTCACCAGCGCAGATTGCTGAAAAAATGAGTGCTGCTGGACAAAAAAAGGTTGTAACCCCTGCCGGGAAGTTTTTTACACTTGCTATTCTTGCGGGCGCTTTTATTGCTTTTGGTGCTGAACTCTCTATTATGATAGGGCATCAAACTGGTCTGGGTGTTGGAGTAACAAAGCTTCTTGCTGGTAGCGTATTTAGCGTAGGACTTATGCTTGTAATCATTGCAGGAAGTGAATTATTTACGGGAGACAATCTCATTGTGATTGCTGCTCTTGAAAGAAAGATTCGCTGGAGCCAGGTTTTAAATAGGTGGATGCTTGTTTATCTTGGTAATTTTGTTGGCTCTATTCTTCTCGCTGCTATTATGTTTGGCACGGGATTGTGGCTTACAAATGGAGGTCTTGTTGGTGCAACCGCTTTAAATATTGCAAATGCAAAAGTGAATCTTACATTTATGCAGGCATTAATGCGTGGTATTGGATGTAACTGGTTGGTCTGTCTTGCTGTCTGGATGGCGATTTCTGCAAAAGACATTGCTGGCAAGATCCTTGCAATTTATTTCCCCATTATGGCGTTTGTTGCTTCAGGGTTTGAACATAGTGTAGCAAATATGTTCTTTATTCCTTACGGATTATTCCTTAAGGGCTCACCCGCAGTTGTAGATGCTACAGGAAAGGCAGCATCAGCATTCAGCAACCTTACATGGGGAAATTTCGTTACGAAAAACCTGGTTCCTGTAACAATAGGCAATATCATTGGTGGAGCTCTCTTTGTAGGTATGTTGTACTGGTATATTTATCTTAAAAAAGAGGCGTAACACGATTGACAATCCAACCTGTCATTCTTATTGGAGGCAAGGGAAAAAGACTTGGAAAAGATAAAGTATTTCTTTCCTTTGAGAATACTTTGCTTTTAGAACGGACTTATCGTCTTTTTAAGGAATCATTTATAGAAGAACCTCTCTTCGTAGGAAGAGGGGTTCTTCCCTTCCCTTACAGAATTATTCCTGATAGTATCCCAGGAATTGGGCCTATCGGTGGATTGTTTACAGCTTTGGCATATACAAGCGAAGATTTTATTTTTCTTACTGCTTGCGATATGCCATTTATAAATAAAAATCTTCTTTCCTATATGAAAAATATGTTGAGCAAGAATGTAGATATTTATATTCCTTATTTTGACAACGGAATGATTGAACCGTTGTTTGCTTTTTATAATAAACGCTTAATGTCTCTTGTTAATGAGCAAATTAAAATTGGAGATTATAAACTTCGTTCTTTATTGAATACTGCTTCTGTACAATTTCTCAGCGAAAGCGAAATAGAAAGTATTGATCCTGAGTTTTTAACTTTTTTTAATGTGAATACTAAAAGTGATTTCGAGAAGGCACAGGAGTTGTTAGATGATAAAGTTCGTTAAAATTTTACGGTTGAATAATGGACGAAAGGAAGAACTGGACGACAAAATCGTAAAGGAAAAAAACATTAATTTGTATTTAAACGATAAACTTATCGAAAGAATTATTTATTCTCCTCCACTTGAGGAGGAATTAGTTTTTGGATACTTGTTTTCAAAAGGCTATATTAATAGAAAAAATGACTTGAAGAAGATTATTTTTAAGGAGAAAGATTACTATACTGATTGCCATACAGAAGTTGAAAAGATATCCAACAATCCTTTATTAGAAAAGCAATTCTCTATTAATTCCTCAAAATTGTTTGTGCTCATGAAGGAACTTCTTTCGAAAAGTATAGTTTTTAAACAAACCGGCGGAACTCATATTTCAGGTTTATCGGATGGACAAAAGCTTATTTCGTTTTTTGAAGATGTTTCTCGGCAGAGTACTATTTTTAAGTTGGCTGGCGATGCGATTTTGACTGACAAATTGTTTGATGCTAACATTTTATTTACGAGTGGAAGAATAAGCGAGACTGCAGTTCAATATGCAAAAAGGTTAGGCGTTATGTCTGTTGTTTCTCGTTCTGCGCCTACAGATTTTGCTATTGAAATGGCAAAAGATGCCAATATTATGCTTATCGGGTTTTTAAGAGGCAACAGGTTTAATATTTATTCAAATAGTAAAAACTTTCAACTTTTTTAATCTATCTTTTTTGTCAGCATTATAATAATTTTTTCATCTTTGTTTCCTGCTCTGGAATAAATCTTTCTAAATTAATTTATTTTAGTTTTTTAATCGTTTTTTAAGTCAATAGCTTTTCAAACTCACCATTCACAAAATCCTATATCCCAAATCCTGTATCCCGTATCTCTATATATTAGACACCTAACTTATAAAAAAGTTCCATACTTCTTAAAGATTTTTTAGAGTTATTTTTTGATAGAATTTCTTATTCTTTGTAAAATTCAACACTGCAACCGGTTATTTTACTAAATACAGATTGTATCTTTTAATATATCGTATATTTAAAAACTGAATTTCTTTTATTTCCTATCATCTATCTATCAAAAACCTTGCTTAAACACATATAACTCCAAATTTATTTTTATTTGAGGTTAATAGACGTAAACAATCTAAGATTTTTAAATATAAGGTAGTAATCTAACAAATTATTAGAAATTTTTACCATTCTTTCTATAATAGGCTATGAGCAAGGTTAAATCTATATTTATAATTTTTATCGGTATGGTCTCTGTGGGTCTTGCAGCTATTTTTATCCGGCTCTGCAATGCACCGCCACTTGTTATTGCAACTTATAGGATGGGACTTAGCGCAATTCTCATTGCTCCTCTGTTTTTTATTTTAGAAAGAGATAAGTTGAAATGTTTGGATTTTAAAAAGGATGTTTTGCCTTTTGTATTATTGGGGGGCCTTCTTGCTGCCCATTTTGTGCTATGGATAAGCTCGCTTTTCTATACTACTGTTCTTGCATCCACTGTGCTTGTTACAACAAATCCTATTTTTGTTGCTGGTTTCTCATTTTTTCTTTTCAAGGAGAGTACAAAAAAATGTACAATTATAGGGATCATAATAGCATTTGTAGGAGGATTGGTTATTGCTCTTTCAGCAAAAAATATAGGATTGAGCAATAATTACGGTAATTTTCTTGCACTTATGGGAGCAATTGCCGTATCTTTTTATTTAATCATTGGTAAAAAAGTGCGAAAGAAATTTAACCTTATTACGTATATCTTTTTTGTGTATAGTTTTGCCGCAATAATTCTTATTGTAAGCTCAATTTTAACCAGACAGAATCTTTTTTATTATTCTAAGGAAACTTACCTTTATTTCTTTCTTTTAGCATTTATTCCTCAGATTATTGGGCATACTGCATTTAATTGGGCATTAAAATATTTTTCTGCTCCCTTTGTTGCTATTACAATACTCGGAGAGCCTGTTTTTGCTACATTTTTTGCGTTGATTATTTTGCACGAAATGCCTATCTTTATAGAATTTATTGGGGGAGCTTTAATTCTTTTAGGTGTGTATCTCTCTGCTATGGCAGAGGTTTGGAATATTTCTTAAAAGAAAATTTTTGTTTCTGTG is a genomic window containing:
- a CDS encoding formate dehydrogenase accessory sulfurtransferase FdhD → MIKFVKILRLNNGRKEELDDKIVKEKNINLYLNDKLIERIIYSPPLEEELVFGYLFSKGYINRKNDLKKIIFKEKDYYTDCHTEVEKISNNPLLEKQFSINSSKLFVLMKELLSKSIVFKQTGGTHISGLSDGQKLISFFEDVSRQSTIFKLAGDAILTDKLFDANILFTSGRISETAVQYAKRLGVMSVVSRSAPTDFAIEMAKDANIMLIGFLRGNRFNIYSNSKNFQLF
- a CDS encoding DMT family transporter, encoding MSKVKSIFIIFIGMVSVGLAAIFIRLCNAPPLVIATYRMGLSAILIAPLFFILERDKLKCLDFKKDVLPFVLLGGLLAAHFVLWISSLFYTTVLASTVLVTTNPIFVAGFSFFLFKESTKKCTIIGIIIAFVGGLVIALSAKNIGLSNNYGNFLALMGAIAVSFYLIIGKKVRKKFNLITYIFFVYSFAAIILIVSSILTRQNLFYYSKETYLYFFLLAFIPQIIGHTAFNWALKYFSAPFVAITILGEPVFATFFALIILHEMPIFIEFIGGALILLGVYLSAMAEVWNIS
- a CDS encoding formate/nitrite transporter family protein; its protein translation is MTELNFFSPAQIAEKMSAAGQKKVVTPAGKFFTLAILAGAFIAFGAELSIMIGHQTGLGVGVTKLLAGSVFSVGLMLVIIAGSELFTGDNLIVIAALERKIRWSQVLNRWMLVYLGNFVGSILLAAIMFGTGLWLTNGGLVGATALNIANAKVNLTFMQALMRGIGCNWLVCLAVWMAISAKDIAGKILAIYFPIMAFVASGFEHSVANMFFIPYGLFLKGSPAVVDATGKAASAFSNLTWGNFVTKNLVPVTIGNIIGGALFVGMLYWYIYLKKEA
- a CDS encoding molybdenum cofactor guanylyltransferase, which codes for MTIQPVILIGGKGKRLGKDKVFLSFENTLLLERTYRLFKESFIEEPLFVGRGVLPFPYRIIPDSIPGIGPIGGLFTALAYTSEDFIFLTACDMPFINKNLLSYMKNMLSKNVDIYIPYFDNGMIEPLFAFYNKRLMSLVNEQIKIGDYKLRSLLNTASVQFLSESEIESIDPEFLTFFNVNTKSDFEKAQELLDDKVR
- the fdhF gene encoding formate dehydrogenase subunit alpha produces the protein MKKLVNIKINEKDYQVPQGTTILNACKQANIYIPTLCYLEGISEEGSCAMCVVEVKNAKTLLRSCVTGVTEGMEIFTDTPIVVEARRMNLELALAHHPLDCMTCDRDGDCTLQDLAYQFGIKKSEFLDEKEAFAVSKETPWDTNPFIQFDPQKCILCGRCVNACENQAIVEAIDIAMRGYRSQVSTPFALPLEETTCQFCGECVQACPVGALIEKPRVGKGKIFHLTSTDTICAYCGVGCNLRLYKDEENNLIMSRGIENPLVNNGRTCVKGRFGSEYANSKERLTTPLIRENGKLREASWDEAIQYTAKKLKEIKEKYGSDAIGVLGSSRCTNEDNYVVQKFARAVIGTNNVDNCARLCHSSTVTGLGKALGAGAATNSLDDIKDADVMFVIGSNMTETHPVIAQMVKEHQRKDGAKIIVCDPRNIDIAKEANLFLQHTPGTDVALLNGIMNVIIQENLLDKDFIKAHTEGFEEFKKVVEKYDLDTVSKITGVDKTLIKQAAEMYGSAKNATIFYTMGITQHSTGTDNVLSVANLALITGNLGRDGTGINPLRGQANVQGACDLGALPNVYPGYQKVVDFKVKEKFEKAWNVKLSENVGIPVSEFGDKALEGKMKAVYIMGENPMMTEPDITHAKEGFEKLEFLAVQDIFLSETAEIADVVFPAASAYEKSGTFTSTERRVQLLRPAKKKPENTKCDWEIIGEVATAMGYNMQYKNSAEIADEITLLTPSYAGIHHYRLEKQGLQWPCIDDDHPGTRFLHGGGHFKRVNGKGLISPVEYKPAKELPDEKYPLILTTGRILFHYHSGNETRRVKVLDAFVPRNYVEVNPIDAEKLNIKDDEMVKISTRRGSIKVNVRISDKPKQGLVFVSFHFKEAAANVLTNPALDPVAKIPEYKVCACKIEKI